TCTATGGGATATCTTCAAGCAGGGTTCATTATTCTTGGTATCTTAGCTACTTGTTCGGAGTATACTGGTGGACAAATTCGAACTACTTTAACTACGATACCTTGGCGTGGGTTTCATTTATCCACGAAGCATTTGGCATTGGCGATTATAACCTTTCCTGTGGCGTTTATTATTGCTGCATCAGGTGTACTCTATACTTTTATTATGATGAGAGACACAGCAGTAGTGATTGAAATAGACACAATGATAACAACATTAGTAGGTGCAACAGGCTATCTAACATTAACCACACTTCTCAGTGCAGCTATAGGTGCTTTATTAAGACGAACCACTCCTGCTTTAGTGGTACTGCTTGGTTATTATTTCATTGTCAGTCCATTAACGAGAGTTTTTCTACCTACTATTAAAAATTATTTAAATTATTTTCCGGATACGGCAGGAGCTTATATGTATATGCCGTCTTCCTCTGATGAAATTAGTGTCCTTACACCAATGCAAGGGACAGGTATTTCAATGTTATGGACACTGAGCTTTATTACAGTAGCTATTGTATTTTATCGTAAACGAGATGCCTAATTTTAGGTTTTATCATTTTGGAAAAATAAGGAAGTGAATTTGCCCCTCTGGATAAGGATTGGCTTAAAGCGATTTATGAAGAGCGAAAGCGAAGAATTAAGTC
This Paenibacillus sp. FSL R5-0345 DNA region includes the following protein-coding sequences:
- a CDS encoding ABC transporter permease codes for the protein MSVSSSRKLTQILGAELEKLVTLPLIWLTLMITFILNLALAAAFTSAGLQGTAGTQSILNIGLASMGYLQAGFIILGILATCSEYTGGQIRTTLTTIPWRGFHLSTKHLALAIITFPVAFIIAASGVLYTFIMMRDTAVVIEIDTMITTLVGATGYLTLTTLLSAAIGALLRRTTPALVVLLGYYFIVSPLTRVFLPTIKNYLNYFPDTAGAYMYMPSSSDEISVLTPMQGTGISMLWTLSFITVAIVFYRKRDA